The following proteins are co-located in the Phytoactinopolyspora mesophila genome:
- a CDS encoding SRPBCC family protein — MTSHEALQYVVSASRDIAAGGARIFDLIADPAQQPRWDGNDNLADAPGGQRVRAVGDVFTMTLTSGSVRENHVVEFKEGRVIAWKPSELGQPQPGHLWRWELEPIDSSRTRVTHTYDWSGLTDEGRFARARATTPEMLQESVDRLAALAERD, encoded by the coding sequence ATGACCAGCCACGAAGCTCTTCAGTATGTCGTCTCCGCCAGCCGTGACATCGCGGCTGGCGGAGCACGCATCTTCGACCTCATCGCGGATCCTGCACAGCAGCCCCGATGGGACGGCAACGACAACCTGGCCGACGCACCTGGCGGACAGCGGGTTCGTGCCGTCGGTGATGTGTTCACCATGACCCTCACGAGCGGCAGCGTGCGGGAGAATCACGTGGTGGAGTTCAAGGAGGGCCGCGTCATCGCGTGGAAACCATCCGAGCTCGGCCAGCCGCAGCCAGGGCACCTCTGGAGGTGGGAGCTGGAGCCTATCGACTCGTCGCGAACACGCGTGACCCACACCTACGACTGGAGCGGATTGACCGACGAGGGGCGGTTCGCTCGCGCCCGGGCCACCACTCCGGAAATGCTTCAGGAGTCAGTGGACCGGCTGGCCGCGCTGGCCGAACGGGACTGA
- a CDS encoding VOC family protein, which translates to MSTRLVSVVVDAQDPDSLAAFWAAALQWPVTYSDPDEVVVEIEDQAGHWGDAGTVPLVFVPVHEPKAVKNRVHLDLVSSSAEEQATTVERLLDLGARHIDIGQGDVPWTVLADPEGNELCVLEPRVDYAGAERIAAVVLDSTDPVADASFWQAASGWRIDHRGAGYARLRHPDRAATVLELVSAPGGKQAKDRIHVDLAPYPGDDLDSEVARLSGLGAQRTDIGQGDTSWEVLSDPGGHEFCVLTPR; encoded by the coding sequence GTGAGCACTCGTCTCGTCTCCGTCGTCGTCGACGCGCAAGACCCCGATTCCCTGGCCGCGTTCTGGGCTGCGGCGCTGCAGTGGCCGGTCACGTACTCCGATCCGGACGAGGTCGTGGTCGAGATCGAGGATCAGGCTGGGCACTGGGGTGACGCGGGGACGGTGCCACTGGTGTTCGTTCCGGTTCACGAGCCCAAGGCCGTCAAGAACCGGGTGCACCTCGACCTGGTGTCGTCGTCGGCGGAGGAGCAGGCGACGACGGTGGAGCGGTTGCTCGATCTCGGCGCCCGCCACATAGACATCGGTCAGGGAGACGTGCCGTGGACGGTGCTGGCCGACCCGGAGGGTAATGAACTGTGTGTGCTCGAGCCGCGTGTGGACTACGCCGGGGCGGAGCGGATCGCCGCCGTGGTCCTGGACAGCACCGACCCCGTTGCCGACGCATCGTTCTGGCAGGCCGCGAGTGGATGGCGGATCGACCATCGCGGCGCGGGCTACGCGCGGCTTCGGCATCCCGATCGCGCGGCGACCGTCTTGGAACTGGTCAGTGCGCCGGGAGGCAAGCAGGCCAAGGACAGGATTCACGTCGATCTAGCGCCGTATCCGGGTGACGATCTCGACAGCGAGGTGGCCCGCCTCAGCGGTTTGGGTGCCCAGCGCACCGACATCGGCCAGGGGGACACGTCATGGGAGGTCCTGAGCGATCCCGGGGGCCACGAGTTCTGTGTCCTCACCCCGCGGTGA
- a CDS encoding DUF998 domain-containing protein encodes MIYWLGAIGSTLFVLVFLADGWTRPGYSPVRHPVSALALGPRGWIQTSNFLVCGAAITIGALGVTFAGQSYLLGPMLAVFGLGLVASGVFPMDPMRGYPPGTPDGDPAAHTSRHKLHDYAGMVVFLALPAAAAIGAFVMPGVTWKSISAFMAIGLMIGFGTFGTAWENDSPKVGLFQRAVIIPGWFWVTAVFLDFAYR; translated from the coding sequence TTGATCTACTGGTTGGGCGCAATCGGCTCGACGCTCTTTGTTCTCGTGTTTCTGGCTGACGGATGGACGCGGCCCGGCTATTCACCTGTCCGGCATCCGGTGAGCGCATTGGCTTTGGGGCCCCGGGGATGGATTCAGACGTCGAACTTCCTGGTATGTGGCGCCGCGATCACGATCGGCGCTTTGGGGGTGACCTTTGCCGGACAGAGCTACCTCCTGGGGCCCATGCTGGCCGTCTTCGGCCTCGGCCTCGTGGCTTCCGGCGTCTTCCCGATGGACCCGATGCGTGGTTACCCTCCAGGCACTCCGGATGGCGATCCGGCAGCTCACACCAGCCGGCACAAACTGCACGACTACGCAGGCATGGTGGTATTCCTCGCGCTGCCCGCAGCGGCAGCTATCGGCGCGTTCGTCATGCCAGGTGTGACCTGGAAGAGCATCTCAGCCTTCATGGCCATCGGTCTGATGATCGGGTTCGGCACTTTCGGCACAGCCTGGGAGAACGACTCCCCGAAGGTGGGGCTCTTCCAGAGAGCGGTCATCATCCCGGGATGGTTCTGGGTGACGGCAGTTTTCCTGGATTTCGCCTATCGCTGA
- a CDS encoding histidine phosphatase family protein: MSRRIVLWRHGRTEWNAAGRFQGQTDVDLDDVGRQQAREAAARLASLEPQLLISSDLKRTRDTTAILAAVVGTEIEFDVRLRETYAGEWQGCTAAQIAERWPDEYKAWRAGDPLLRVGGGETRQEVADRMVVAVTDAAKRLPDDGLAVLTSHGGAARLGIAALIGMPLNLFTNIGGLSNCSWSMLREGDDGWILVEHNAGTLPTPVYIEEG, encoded by the coding sequence GTGAGCCGGCGGATCGTCCTGTGGCGCCACGGCCGGACCGAATGGAACGCCGCTGGGCGCTTCCAGGGCCAGACCGATGTGGACCTCGATGACGTCGGGCGGCAACAGGCCCGTGAGGCGGCCGCGCGGCTTGCCTCGCTGGAGCCGCAGCTGCTCATCTCTTCGGACCTGAAACGTACGCGGGACACCACAGCCATCCTGGCCGCCGTGGTGGGCACGGAGATCGAGTTCGACGTCCGGCTCCGGGAGACCTACGCCGGAGAATGGCAGGGGTGCACGGCGGCCCAGATCGCCGAGCGCTGGCCGGACGAGTACAAGGCGTGGCGGGCCGGAGATCCGCTCCTGCGGGTGGGCGGCGGCGAGACCCGCCAGGAGGTCGCCGACCGGATGGTCGTGGCGGTCACCGACGCGGCGAAGCGCTTACCCGACGACGGGCTCGCGGTGCTGACCTCGCATGGTGGTGCCGCGCGGCTGGGCATCGCCGCGCTGATCGGGATGCCGTTGAACCTGTTCACCAACATCGGTGGGTTGTCGAACTGCTCGTGGTCCATGCTGCGTGAGGGCGACGACGGCTGGATCCTGGTGGAGCACAACGCCGGCACCCTCCCCACGCCGGTGTACATCGAGGAAGGGTAA
- the rsfS gene encoding ribosome silencing factor, with product MPATDRARHLAIAAAEAAADKLADDIIAFDVSEQLVITDIFVVCSAPNDRQVRAIVDAIEERLRESQAKPVRREGESEGRWVLIDYVDIVVHVQHAEERVYYALERLWKDCPTIALPESVRIGRQGSGAGE from the coding sequence TTGCCCGCTACCGATCGTGCTCGACACCTCGCTATCGCGGCCGCCGAGGCGGCGGCCGACAAGCTGGCCGACGACATCATTGCCTTCGATGTCTCAGAACAACTGGTCATCACTGATATTTTCGTCGTCTGTTCCGCCCCGAACGACCGCCAGGTACGGGCCATCGTGGACGCGATCGAGGAACGGTTGCGCGAGTCCCAGGCCAAACCCGTGCGGCGAGAGGGCGAGAGCGAGGGACGCTGGGTCCTGATCGACTACGTCGACATCGTCGTGCACGTCCAGCACGCCGAAGAGCGGGTGTACTACGCGCTGGAGCGGCTCTGGAAAGACTGCCCCACCATCGCGTTGCCGGAGAGTGTCCGGATCGGACGGCAGGGCAGTGGAGCCGGGGAGTGA
- the nadD gene encoding nicotinate-nucleotide adenylyltransferase, whose protein sequence is MRTPRRIGIMGGTFDPIHHGHLVAASEVQHRFGLDEVVFVPTGQPWQKEDRQVTAGEERYLMTVIATASNPRFSVSRVDIDRGGLTYTVDTLRDLWRIHGPDCELYFITGADALEQILSWRNAEELFELAHFVGCTRPGHALTDVGLPEGKVTLVEIPALAISSSECRQRVAAGEPIWYLVPDGIVQYINKRHLYVED, encoded by the coding sequence GTGAGAACCCCCAGGCGTATCGGCATCATGGGTGGCACCTTCGATCCGATTCACCACGGGCACTTGGTCGCGGCCAGCGAGGTGCAGCACCGGTTCGGTCTGGACGAGGTCGTCTTCGTTCCCACCGGCCAGCCGTGGCAGAAGGAGGACCGGCAGGTCACCGCCGGTGAAGAACGGTATCTGATGACGGTGATCGCCACGGCGTCCAATCCGAGGTTCTCCGTGAGCCGGGTGGACATCGATCGTGGTGGCCTCACGTACACCGTGGACACCCTGCGTGACCTCTGGCGTATTCATGGACCGGACTGTGAGCTCTACTTCATCACCGGCGCCGACGCGCTCGAGCAGATCTTGTCCTGGCGTAACGCCGAAGAGCTGTTCGAGCTGGCGCACTTCGTGGGTTGTACCAGGCCAGGGCACGCGCTCACCGACGTCGGGCTTCCCGAAGGTAAGGTGACGTTGGTTGAAATACCGGCTCTGGCCATCTCGTCGAGCGAATGTCGTCAGCGCGTCGCCGCAGGTGAACCCATCTGGTATCTGGTGCCGGACGGTATCGTCCAGTACATCAACAAGCGCCACCTGTACGTCGAGGACTAG
- a CDS encoding glutamate-5-semialdehyde dehydrogenase, whose product MTDETAASVLDAARRARAAAADLAVLTRAQKDSALKAMADALVARTPEITAANAGDVSRARENGTSEAIIDRLRLDDTRVAAMADGLRQVAELPDPVGEIERGYTLPNGLQVSQRRVPMGVVGIIYEARPNVTADAAGLALKSGNAVLLRGSSSAVASNSAIVEVLRAATAGTDVPADAVQLVPGEGHEPAKHLMRARGLVDVLIPRGGAGLIRSVVEESTVPVIETGVGNCHVYVDATADLSKALEILLNAKTHRPSVCNAAETLLVHADIADTFLPGALAALRDAGVTVHGDERVRGYDDAVVAATDEDWSAEYLSLDLAARVVASLDDAVAHIRRWGSGHTEAIVTEDLSAAQRFTATTDSAAVMVNASTRFTDGEQFGFGAEIGISTQKLHARGPMGLRELTTTTYVVTGDGHVRS is encoded by the coding sequence ATGACCGACGAGACCGCGGCATCTGTCCTCGACGCGGCCCGGCGCGCTCGTGCCGCCGCCGCCGACCTTGCCGTCTTGACCCGTGCCCAGAAGGACTCCGCCCTCAAGGCGATGGCCGACGCCCTGGTGGCCCGCACGCCGGAGATCACCGCCGCCAACGCCGGTGACGTCTCCCGGGCCAGGGAGAACGGCACCAGCGAGGCCATCATCGACCGGCTGCGGCTGGACGACACCCGGGTGGCGGCGATGGCCGACGGGCTGCGTCAGGTGGCTGAGCTGCCGGACCCGGTGGGTGAGATCGAGCGCGGATACACGTTGCCCAACGGGCTGCAAGTGAGCCAGCGCCGGGTTCCGATGGGCGTCGTCGGCATCATCTACGAGGCCCGGCCCAACGTCACAGCCGACGCCGCGGGCCTGGCGCTGAAGAGCGGGAACGCGGTGCTGTTGCGGGGCTCGTCCAGCGCGGTGGCCTCGAACTCGGCCATCGTGGAGGTGCTGCGCGCCGCCACGGCGGGTACCGACGTGCCGGCGGACGCCGTCCAGCTGGTGCCGGGCGAGGGACATGAGCCGGCCAAGCACCTGATGCGCGCCCGAGGGCTGGTCGACGTCCTGATCCCACGCGGTGGGGCGGGGTTGATCCGCAGCGTGGTCGAAGAATCCACCGTGCCTGTCATCGAGACCGGCGTCGGGAACTGCCATGTCTACGTCGACGCCACGGCGGACCTGAGCAAAGCGCTCGAGATCCTCCTCAACGCGAAGACACACCGGCCGAGCGTCTGCAACGCCGCGGAGACATTGCTGGTGCACGCCGACATCGCCGACACGTTCCTGCCCGGCGCGCTGGCCGCCCTGCGCGACGCGGGCGTCACCGTCCACGGTGACGAGCGGGTACGCGGATACGACGACGCCGTGGTCGCGGCGACCGACGAAGACTGGTCCGCCGAGTACCTCTCGCTCGACCTTGCCGCGCGCGTCGTGGCGTCGCTCGATGACGCCGTCGCGCATATCCGCCGCTGGGGGAGCGGCCACACGGAGGCGATCGTCACCGAGGACCTCTCGGCGGCGCAGAGATTCACCGCCACCACTGACTCTGCCGCCGTGATGGTCAACGCCTCGACCCGCTTCACCGATGGCGAGCAGTTCGGGTTCGGCGCCGAGATCGGCATCTCGACGCAGAAGCTGCACGCCCGCGGCCCGATGGGCTTACGCGAGCTGACCACCACTACGTACGTCGTCACCGGCGACGGCCACGTGCGCTCATGA